The Cucumis melo cultivar AY chromosome 6, USDA_Cmelo_AY_1.0, whole genome shotgun sequence genome includes a region encoding these proteins:
- the LOC103483814 gene encoding zinc finger CCCH domain-containing protein 34, protein MKPYAHSIEGSHSDPSPEWTVSGPDTTSHGDSLWPLGSRDRDSYPERPDEADCIYYLRTGFCGYGSRCRFNHPRERSPALGGSRLGGREYPERIGQPVCQYYMRTGMCKFGASCKYHHPQQERGSLSPVSLNFYGYPLRPGEKECSYYLKNGQCKFGATCKFHHPEPAGLQFPAPSPVQVTPIAGQVPAPSVYPPVQSPSAHSSQQYGVILARPSLLSSPYVPGPYGPMLVSPGVVQFPSWSPYPAPMSPVASPSAQPSVGSGPLYGMAHVSPSASAFAGSYQPMPSAGPSSTSQKEHSFPERPGQPECQYYMRTGDCKFGSSCRYHHPPELVTSRPSVVLSQLGLPLRPGAPPCTHFMQRGMCKFGPACKFDHSMDRLSYSPSASSLADMPVAPYPVGSVAGTLAPSSSSSELRPEHFSGSRKDSNPSRMSSSMSTSSGLVGSTTSRTEMHSLSSVQRSSQSSGPSVGSTSSSTSAEGRT, encoded by the exons ATGAAGCCCTACGCTCACTCTATTGAAGGTTCTCACTCCGATCCGTCACCTGAATGGACCGTTTCTGGACCTGATACAACATCTCATGGAG ACTCCCTTTGGCCTTTGGGATCCAGGGATAGGGATTCCTACCCTGAACGTCCTGATGAAGCTGATTGTATATATTACCTACGTACCGGATTTTGTGGATATGGCTCTCGTTGTAGGTTTAATCATCCCCGTGAACGTTCCCCG GCTTTAGGAGGTTCGAGACTTGGTGGAAGAGAGTATCCAGAGCGAATAGGGCAGCCTGTTTGTCAG TACTATATGAGGACAGGAATGTGCAAATTTGGTGCTTCGTGTAAGTATCACCATCCTCAGCAGGAAAGAGGTTCTCTCAGTCCCGTGTCACTGAATTTCTATGGCTATCCACTAAGGCCG GGTGAAAAGGAGTGTTCTTATTATTTGAAGAATGGGCAGTGCAAGTTTGGTGCTACGTGCAAATTTCATCACCCAGAACCGGCTGGCTTGCAGTTTCCAGCACCATCACCTGTTCAAGTTACACCTATAGCAGGTCAAGTGCCTGCACCCTCTGTTTATCCTCCTGTGCAGTCTCCCTCTGCTCATTCGTCACAACAATATGGAGTAATACTTGCGAGGCCTTCATTGCTTTCAAGCCCGTATGTCCCTGGCCCTTATGGTCCTATGTTGGTTTCCCCGGGCGTTGTTCAGTTCCCAAGTTGGAGTCCTTATCCT GCACCTATGAGTCCAGTAGCCTCTCCCAGTGCTCAACCTTCTGTTGGATCAGGGCCACTCTATGGTATGGCACATGTTTCGCCTTCTGCATCTGCCTTTGCAGGATCTTATCAGCCCATGCCATCTGCTGGTCCGTCAAGTACTAGCCAGAAGGAGCACTCATTTCCAGAAAGACCTGGGCAACCAGAATGTCAATATTATATGAGAACGGGGGATTGTAAATTTGGATCTTCTTGTAGATACCATCACCCACCAGAATTGGTTACTTCGAGGCCAAGTGTTGTCCTTAGCCAACTAGGTCTTCCTCTACGCCCG GGTGCACCACCTTGTACTCACTTCATGCAACGAGGAATGTGCAAGTTTGGCCCCGCGTGCAAATTTGACCACTCAATGGATCGACTTAGTTACAGTCCATCTGCATCATCTCTTGCTGATATGCCAGTGGCACCCTACCCTGTGGGATCGGTAGCCGGTACTTTAGCCCCATCATCCTCATCCTCAGAGTTGAGGCCTGAACATTTTTCTGGATCCAGAAAGGATTCTAACCCTTCAAGAATGTCTTCATCAATGAGCACCTCTAGCGGATTGGTTGGTTCAACTACATCAAGGACAGAAATGCATTCTCTTTCAAGTGTTCAACGGTCTTCTCAAAGTTCTGGCCCGTCAGTGGGGAGTACCTCCAGCAGCACCAGTGCGGAGGGTCGTACTTGA
- the LOC103483813 gene encoding ethylene-responsive transcription factor ERF086, whose amino-acid sequence MATSKASDKGYPIYETGQSQMGFALLQRNSSPISQNGGERRGRRKQAEPGRFLGVRRRPWGRYAAEIRDPTTKERHWLGTFDTAHEAALAYDRAALSMKGTQARTNFIYSDTSTFHSLLTAFDVQTNLLPNSDHSHSKLQQITPPITTPNNQHNNNISFAQSQALNPSVIDDHDSNFFFSNDSNSGYLSCIVPDNCLKPPSDSNYKTQPKNIHSSTTSNDLKKFSFFASNSIETLPFEGLDVYNNNNNGGYGSVMEEQQEIWESNGDELSAIINSSSSSSMVGENGGFHPFMNTSYGGLLPQSSTCSPSAPSFGEAFDFGYTLL is encoded by the coding sequence ATGGCTACCTCCAAAGCCTCAGATAAAGGCTACCCAATTTATGAAACTGGTCAATCTCAAATGGGTTTTGCCCTACTTCAAAGAAACTCATCTCCAATATCTCAAAATGGAGGTGAAAGAAGAGGTAGAAGAAAACAAGCTGAACCAGGAAGGTTTCTTGGTGTAAGAAGAAGACCTTGGGGAAGATATGCTGCTGAAATTAGAGACCCAACAACTAAAGAAAGGCATTGGCTTGGAACTTTTGATACTGCCCATGAAGCTGCCCTAGCCTATGACAGAGCTGCCCTGTCAATGAAGGGCACTCAAGCAAGAACAAACTTCATTTACTCTGACACTTCAACTTTCCATTCTCTTCTCACTGCTTTTGATGTTCAAACTAATTTGCTTCCTAATTCTGATCATTCTCATTCCAAATTACAACAAATTACTCCTCCCATTACTACTCCCAATAACCAACATAACAACAATATCTCATTTGCTCAATCTCAGGCCTTAAATCCTTCTGTTATTGATGATCACGACAgcaatttcttcttctctaaTGATTCTAACTCAGGTTATTTGAGTTGCATTGTTCCTGATAATTGCTTGAAACCTCCTTCAGATTCTAACTACAAAACCCAACCTAAGAACATCCATTCCTCTACTACTTCAAATGATCTTAAAAAATTCAGTTTCTTTGCCTCAAACTCCATTGAAACTCTCCCTTTTGAAGGTTTGGAtgtttataataataataacaatggTGGTTATGGATCTGTTATGGAGGAACAACAGGAAATTTGGGAGAGTAATGGAGATGAACTGTCAGCTATAATTAAtagctcttcttcttcttctatggTGGGTGAAAATGGAGGTTTTCATCCATTTATGAACACTTCTTATGGTGGTTTGTTGCCTCAATCTTCTACTTGTTCTCCTTCAGCTCCTTCTTTTGGTGAGGCATTTGATTTTGGGTATACATTACTTTGA